CTAGCGCCGGCCGGTCAACGGCCGACTTATGTGTTCTGCCCGCCGTACCGTAGGCAATGACTGTTCGACACGACGGGCTCGCCGTCGAGTGGCTCGGCTACGCCACGATCCGGCTCGCGGGCGAGGAGACGGTCGTCTACTTCGACCCGGGACGGTACGGCGTCCTCACCGGCGAGTGGGAGCCCGACGAGGCGGGACTGAACCACCCGCCGGGACGCGACTACCGGCCGGAGGACGGGGACGTGATCTGTGTGAGCCACGTCCACCACTACGACCCCGACGGCATCGAGCGGGTGGCGAGCGAGGACGCGACCGTCGTCGCCTTCGAGGGGATCGACGGGCAGGACCGCGAGCGCGGGCTCGCGCCGATCACCGAACTGCCCTACGAACTGCGGACGGTCGACGCGACGACGAGCCTCTCGGTCGACGGCGTCTCCGTCTGGTCGACGCCGGCCCACAACGAGCCGGACGGCCCCCACACGCGTCCGGACGGGACCCCCTACCACCCGGAGGGGTTCGGCTGTGGGTTCCTCGTCGACGTGGAGGGGACGCGGGCGTTCTGGCCGGGGGACACCGACGTGTTGCCGGGCCATCGCTCGGTCGACGTGTCGCTGTTCTGCCCGCCGATCGGCCAGCGGTTCACGATGGACCGCCACGAGGCCGCGGGGCTGGCCGCGACCATCGAGCCGAACCTCGTCATGCCGGTCCACTACAACACGTTCTCGACGCTGGCGACGGACTCGCGGGCCTTCGCGGCCGACGTGGCGGCCGCTGGCGTCCCGGTCGTACTCGACGAGCAGTGACCGCCCCTCGCGAGTCGAGAGTGGTGGCTCTGGTGAAAGCTCTCGTCAGAAAGGGCTCAGAGGGGGTAACGTTTCGTCATTGCCACCGACGATGGGTAGCGGGTCACCGGTAAAAAGGCCAGCGTGTTCGAGAGCCGGCATCGACTCGGCGACGGTACCCGGTCGAGGGGTCTCATACTGGCGGCTGTACCTTCGTGAAGAGCTTCGCCACCCCGGGGTGGCGACATCGGTCACAGATGTACAGCCGGTAGTATCAGCAGTCTGGCGACGGGTGACTCGGTTGGAGAGGGGTGACCACATCGAGGACAAGAGACCACCGATAGCCGAATCTGCAACCCCGACCGCGAACACACGGCACATACCGCCGGCTGTATCAGGCGTACCCGAGTTCCTCCAGACGATCCTGAACGTCCGCCGGGACCGACCCCTCGTCGAACGAGACCGACGCGGTGGGGAGGGCATCTCTGGCCGCATCCAGACGGTCACAGAGATCGACGCCGGCAGGGGAGAGCTCTCGTTCTTTAAAGCCGTCGAGCGTCTCGTATCCGTAGTAGCGCTCCGGGACCACCACCCCAAAGAGATGGGTGTCATAGCGGTCGATCGTCTCCTGGTCGTAGTCGCTGGCCGACATCTGCTCGATGCGGTTCGTCCGGAGGCCGTACCGCTCGACCACGAGGTCGCGCTCGGGAAGTGGCTCGAACAGGTTGACACCGCGCGACGGAGCGTCGATGCCCGCGGCGTCCAGAACCGTCTGGTGGACATCGAGCAGACTCGCGAGATCGTCACGCCGTGAAACGCCGTCTTCCCCCGTGTAGACGCTC
Above is a genomic segment from Halomicrobium sp. LC1Hm containing:
- a CDS encoding MBL fold metallo-hydrolase, producing MTVRHDGLAVEWLGYATIRLAGEETVVYFDPGRYGVLTGEWEPDEAGLNHPPGRDYRPEDGDVICVSHVHHYDPDGIERVASEDATVVAFEGIDGQDRERGLAPITELPYELRTVDATTSLSVDGVSVWSTPAHNEPDGPHTRPDGTPYHPEGFGCGFLVDVEGTRAFWPGDTDVLPGHRSVDVSLFCPPIGQRFTMDRHEAAGLAATIEPNLVMPVHYNTFSTLATDSRAFAADVAAAGVPVVLDEQ